Proteins encoded in a region of the Candidatus Methylomirabilota bacterium genome:
- a CDS encoding SDR family NAD(P)-dependent oxidoreductase translates to MTPMLRDKVAVVTGAARGIGREIAILMAQYGAKVVVNDYGGSADGKGGEQGPADEVVKEIKAKGGQAAANYDSVSTMAGGQAIIQTALDRFGGIDIVVNNAGILRDRMIFNMTEEEWDGVINTHLKGAFAVTRAAVPHMKEKKWGRLVNMTSTSGLVGNVGQANYAAAKLGIVGLTKVTALDMARYNVTANCISPFAWTRMIGTIPTETEAQKARVEKIKKMGPEHIAPVAVFLASDAAKEISGQVFGVRGKEIMLFNHMRPIRNMHHDQGWTPERLAEMFPGTLKHHLVPLETSGQYFNYDPLV, encoded by the coding sequence ACGGGTGCGGCCCGCGGGATCGGGCGTGAGATCGCGATCCTCATGGCCCAGTACGGCGCCAAGGTGGTCGTGAACGACTACGGCGGGAGCGCCGACGGCAAAGGCGGCGAGCAAGGTCCGGCCGACGAGGTGGTCAAGGAGATCAAGGCCAAGGGCGGCCAGGCCGCGGCCAACTACGACTCGGTGTCGACCATGGCGGGCGGCCAGGCCATCATCCAGACCGCGCTCGACCGGTTCGGGGGCATCGACATCGTCGTCAACAATGCCGGCATCCTCCGGGACCGCATGATCTTCAACATGACGGAGGAGGAGTGGGACGGCGTCATCAACACGCACCTCAAGGGCGCGTTCGCCGTGACGCGGGCCGCCGTCCCGCACATGAAGGAGAAGAAGTGGGGGCGCTTGGTCAACATGACCTCCACCTCGGGGCTCGTGGGCAACGTCGGGCAGGCCAACTACGCCGCAGCCAAGCTCGGCATCGTGGGGCTGACCAAGGTGACGGCCCTCGACATGGCCCGCTACAACGTCACGGCCAACTGCATCTCGCCCTTCGCGTGGACGCGGATGATCGGGACCATCCCGACGGAGACCGAGGCGCAGAAAGCGCGTGTCGAGAAGATCAAGAAGATGGGGCCGGAGCACATCGCCCCGGTGGCGGTCTTCCTCGCGAGCGATGCCGCCAAGGAGATCTCGGGGCAGGTCTTCGGCGTGCGCGGCAAGGAGATCATGCTGTTCAACCATATGCGGCCGATCCGGAACATGCACCACGACCAGGGCTGGACGCCCGAGCGGCTGGCGGAGATGTTCCCGGGCACGCTCAAGCACCATCTGGTTCCGCTGGAGACCTCCGGACAGTACTTCAACTACGATCCGCTCGTGTGA